One window from the genome of Nicotiana sylvestris chromosome 9, ASM39365v2, whole genome shotgun sequence encodes:
- the LOC138877099 gene encoding large ribosomal subunit protein uL6m has translation MKPQLIDKIHPMEAKFFRFLKIVGVGFKARAESEGRLLYLKLGYSHEVELSVPPAVRVFCFKPNVICCTGIDKYRVHQFAASVRSCKPPEVYKGKGIMYIDEVIKKKQGKKSK, from the exons ATGAAACCACAG CTGATTGATAAAATTCATCCCATGGAAGCTAAATTCTTTCGGTTTCTCAAGATTGTTGGAGTGGGTTTCAAGGCTAGAGCAGAATCCGAGGGTCGTCTCTTGTACCTCAAGCTCGGCTACAGTCATGAGGTTGAACTGAGTGTGCCCCCTGCAGTTCGCGTGTTCTGTTTCAAACCCAATGTGATTTGCTGCACTGGGATTGACAAGTATAGGGTACATCAGTTTGCTGCTTCTGTAAGGAGCTGTAAGCCCCCTGAAGTTTACAAAGGCAAAGGTATAATGTACATTGATGAAGTGATAAAAAAGAAGCAGGGAAAGAAATCAAAGTGA